In Halobacterium noricense, the genomic stretch AGAGCAGCGCTCTCCCGAGGCCGCGGCAATCTCCGGTTTCCGGTGGATTGAAACAGCGAGGTGCGCGTAGCGGCTTCGCTGCCACGGCGAGCGAAACGAGCGGAGCGGGGGGTTCGGCGAACCCGGGCGGCGGTGAGGCGAACCCCGGGAGCGCTTGCGTTCCCGGAACAAACGCGTGAGCGGCCACCGATGGGTTTCAAGCGATCACTCCCGATCAACGTACCTGAACACTACCGTTTCGAGGGCAACAAGGGCCAAATAGCTCCGCCCACAACAGTGTAACTGATTACCATGATTCGGCGCCGAACGTTCCTCGACGGCGTCGCGGCCAGTAGTCTCGCCGTCATCGCGGGCTGTACCGGTGGAAACACCACCGGCGGTGCAACCGTCGAGGAAACGTCGTCCGTCTCGATGACAGGGTCACAGTTCGACCCCCGGAATATCCACGTCGACACTGGAACCACAGTGACGTGGTCCAACGACGATACTGTCGAACACACCGTCACGAGCGCCTCGGACAACTGGAGCAAGGACACGTCCGTCCCCGGCGGAGAGCAGACCACGCATACGTTCGACGAAAGCGGCGTGTACGACGTGTACTGT encodes the following:
- a CDS encoding cupredoxin domain-containing protein, with translation MIRRRTFLDGVAASSLAVIAGCTGGNTTGGATVEETSSVSMTGSQFDPRNIHVDTGTTVTWSNDDTVEHTVTSASDNWSKDTSVPGGEQTTHTFDESGVYDVYCSIHGGDDLSGMSMKVGVGDATIDEPLGSGPDDGGGGAY